A stretch of Ectothiorhodospiraceae bacterium BW-2 DNA encodes these proteins:
- a CDS encoding transposase produces the protein MIYLTEQTPVMIATAPADFRRGIDGFVALCQHQLGQQPRSGTVFAFINRSKTMIRLLVYENNGYWLMTKRLSKGKYRGWPRPAEPISAIKAQQLRQLLSNLVK, from the coding sequence ATGATCTACCTCACAGAACAGACTCCGGTGATGATAGCGACAGCACCGGCTGATTTTCGCCGTGGCATCGACGGCTTTGTCGCGCTGTGCCAACACCAACTCGGCCAACAGCCGCGCTCGGGCACCGTGTTTGCCTTTATTAACCGCTCTAAAACGATGATTCGCCTGCTGGTCTATGAGAACAATGGCTACTGGCTGATGACCAAACGCCTCTCCAAAGGCAAATACCGGGGTTGGCCTCGCCCGGCAGAGCCGATAAGTGCGATTAAGGCACAACAACTACGCCAACTCCTCTCAAATTTGGTAAAATAG
- a CDS encoding IS66 family transposase, whose amino-acid sequence MTEFKTLSKTEIEELIERVERAIAEDLALSKADMQLLLGVLLMVTELQISLSLKDVTIHKLRKLAGIISSSEKHSAVIPDGDASNDSDGTQKSDAATSKPDGNSESTASGKPKKKPSTQKAERVIRLQCHHNHDELKAGQLCPECGHGRLYIYQPVIRVRIQGEPPLSAVEHIFERLRCNSCGAYFTATPTDDFQQDGGMNQLYGYSARAIIALHRHFAGLPLHRQQTLQQILGVPLTASSLYDQTESVANDGFVVFKALKQLAADAPHFNLDDTPNRILNQGTILKPDRRSGQLKPRSGTFTSGLIATLESGQQIVLYQTDIGHAGELIDEILRLRHPGLAKPTIMCDALSRNLPTVLDETQRHDTFCNSHCRRGFVDVAELHPDKVPWVLELYGQVWHHDTHCKKQKYTPAERLAYHQQHSLPLMAQLKQWGETQIESGDVEENSSLGKAIRYLLNHYDKLTAFCRIEGAQIDNNIMERMLKLVIRGRRNSLFFRTLGGAGVADVILSLVATCYLAGVNPFDYLVALQRYAHQVNRHPELWFPWNYQQTLASLSAPLKAAA is encoded by the coding sequence ATGACAGAGTTTAAAACATTGAGTAAAACCGAGATTGAGGAGCTGATTGAGCGTGTTGAGAGAGCCATTGCAGAAGATTTGGCCCTCTCTAAAGCCGATATGCAGCTACTGTTGGGTGTTTTGTTAATGGTCACAGAGCTACAGATCTCATTGTCTCTGAAAGATGTCACGATACACAAATTGCGTAAACTGGCTGGGATAATCAGCAGCTCAGAGAAACACTCTGCGGTTATTCCTGATGGCGATGCGTCAAACGACTCGGATGGCACCCAAAAGAGCGATGCAGCTACTTCAAAACCCGACGGTAACAGCGAGTCAACCGCATCAGGCAAGCCGAAGAAAAAGCCATCGACTCAAAAAGCAGAGCGGGTGATTCGGTTGCAGTGCCATCACAACCATGATGAGCTGAAGGCGGGACAGCTCTGCCCAGAATGCGGTCATGGCCGGCTCTACATCTATCAGCCGGTGATACGGGTACGGATTCAGGGCGAGCCCCCTTTAAGTGCGGTCGAACATATTTTCGAGCGGCTGCGCTGCAATAGCTGTGGCGCCTACTTTACCGCGACCCCTACAGACGATTTTCAGCAAGATGGCGGCATGAATCAGCTCTATGGCTACAGCGCCCGGGCTATTATCGCGCTTCACCGCCACTTTGCCGGTCTGCCGCTTCACCGGCAGCAGACGCTGCAGCAGATATTAGGGGTGCCACTGACTGCGTCGTCACTCTATGACCAGACCGAGTCTGTCGCCAATGATGGCTTCGTGGTATTTAAGGCACTCAAACAACTCGCTGCTGATGCGCCCCACTTCAATCTGGATGATACACCCAACCGGATTTTGAATCAGGGCACGATTCTGAAGCCTGACAGACGGAGCGGTCAACTTAAACCCCGCAGCGGTACTTTCACTTCCGGCTTAATCGCGACACTGGAGAGTGGCCAACAAATCGTGCTCTACCAGACCGATATCGGCCATGCCGGAGAGTTGATCGATGAGATTCTGCGTCTGCGCCATCCCGGGTTAGCCAAACCCACTATCATGTGCGATGCGCTCAGTCGCAATCTGCCTACGGTGCTGGATGAAACACAGCGACACGATACATTCTGCAACAGCCACTGTAGGCGGGGGTTTGTGGATGTGGCAGAGCTGCATCCGGATAAAGTCCCGTGGGTGTTAGAGCTCTATGGCCAGGTCTGGCACCACGATACGCACTGCAAGAAGCAGAAGTATACCCCGGCAGAGCGGCTGGCTTACCATCAGCAGCACTCGCTGCCGCTGATGGCGCAGCTCAAACAGTGGGGCGAGACGCAGATTGAGAGTGGCGATGTCGAGGAAAACAGTTCGCTGGGCAAAGCAATCCGCTATCTGCTCAACCATTACGACAAGCTGACTGCCTTTTGCCGCATTGAGGGGGCGCAAATCGATAATAACATTATGGAACGTATGCTCAAGCTGGTGATTCGGGGACGGCGTAACAGCCTCTTCTTCAGAACGCTCGGCGGAGCCGGTGTTGCCGATGTCATTCTCTCTCTGGTCGCCACTTGCTATTTGGCCGGGGTCAATCCGTTTGATTACCTGGTGGCGTTGCAGCGTTATGCCCATCAGGTTAATCGTCATCCAGAGTTGTGGTTCCCCTGGAACTATCAGCAGACGCTGGCATCGTTGTCAGCTCCTCTAAAAGCTGCGGCTTAA
- a CDS encoding glycosyltransferase — MAISKNSSFVGRYKRYPDLTGKRICEGGKRLNNYFPQSKEDKPLVTIITVCFNSAKTIEQTILSVINQTYSNIEYIVVDGGSADGTLDILRRYDEQIDYYVSEPDDGLYYAMNKGLELAKGKYILILNSDDWYVFSCVEMLINAQKNQKVDFVSGLANYADNNGRFLHLQPSFPFDAGIYFRMPLRHETMLLSAEIYDAQGPYDTRYRINADRALTTRLFEAGYTHYEVKKAVMFFRNTGVSSTQMNLLLAERSRMIARSFPSINNADVSSLANLDTLTPERLSKIVKSYKSTQFSESALALAKEKAAKGSKAWTGLDWSMYQIEPSECELRDKNNTKCLTIATFSTSDHGGAGIGSMRRIEALRNIGHKAELYCVFSKTKAPYVDQIKLSIPNYSRMKESEIRKIWRDKAVVTKGKVLTLSAREMFSDIGSIVDFRDIQFIFDKVDIVHMHWVSGMFDFDHTETLANKPVAWTLADMNAFTGGCHYSEGCKNYENDCRNCPLLGNESDLAHKAWQIKQQAYGRIKNLHIICPSQWLADCARESSLFRDRAVHMIPNALPVERFAPTNKIVARLRLGLPLRSKLVVFGAESLNNRRKGGDILANSIRYLKEMGEAANVEGVFFGASSLDLGIKSYNMGYISDEAKLSLVYASADVFAFPSREDNAPLTLVESMLSGTPAVAFSVGNVSELIDHKITGFIARYEDPKDFAEGLAWALAAVGSNEAHLRGLRCHRMAKKHNDPNTSVKRHLNLYNKMLN, encoded by the coding sequence ATGGCTATTTCAAAGAATTCTTCATTTGTAGGGCGTTACAAGCGTTACCCCGACTTGACGGGGAAGCGTATTTGCGAAGGTGGGAAAAGACTAAATAATTACTTTCCTCAAAGTAAAGAAGATAAACCATTAGTTACTATTATCACTGTTTGCTTTAATTCGGCTAAGACTATTGAACAGACAATCCTATCAGTTATCAATCAAACTTATAGCAATATTGAATATATTGTCGTGGATGGTGGTTCTGCAGATGGTACATTAGATATTCTTCGCAGGTATGATGAGCAAATTGATTACTATGTGTCAGAGCCTGATGATGGGCTTTATTATGCGATGAATAAAGGATTGGAGTTAGCAAAAGGAAAGTATATCCTTATCCTTAATTCAGATGATTGGTATGTGTTCTCTTGCGTCGAGATGTTAATAAACGCGCAAAAAAATCAAAAAGTCGATTTTGTTTCAGGTTTAGCTAATTATGCCGATAATAATGGGAGGTTTCTGCATCTCCAGCCAAGTTTTCCTTTCGATGCAGGCATTTATTTTCGCATGCCTCTCAGGCATGAAACTATGCTTCTGTCAGCAGAAATTTATGACGCTCAAGGGCCGTACGATACTCGTTATCGTATAAATGCTGATCGTGCATTGACGACTCGCTTGTTCGAAGCTGGATATACTCATTATGAGGTAAAGAAAGCAGTAATGTTTTTTCGTAATACTGGGGTGTCTAGCACTCAAATGAATTTGCTTCTCGCAGAGCGTAGCCGAATGATAGCTCGCAGTTTCCCTAGTATTAATAACGCTGATGTCAGTTCTCTTGCAAACTTAGATACATTGACTCCCGAGCGACTAAGCAAAATAGTTAAATCTTATAAATCCACTCAATTTAGTGAGTCGGCACTTGCTCTTGCAAAAGAAAAAGCAGCTAAAGGCTCTAAAGCTTGGACAGGTTTAGATTGGTCAATGTATCAGATTGAACCTTCTGAATGCGAACTTAGGGATAAAAATAATACAAAATGCTTAACAATCGCAACATTTTCCACAAGCGATCATGGTGGGGCTGGTATAGGCAGCATGCGGCGGATTGAGGCTCTTAGGAATATAGGTCATAAGGCTGAGCTTTATTGTGTGTTTTCTAAAACTAAAGCTCCTTACGTCGATCAAATCAAACTTTCTATCCCCAATTATAGTCGGATGAAGGAATCTGAAATTCGCAAAATTTGGCGTGATAAAGCTGTAGTAACTAAAGGGAAAGTTTTAACATTGAGCGCGCGTGAAATGTTTTCTGATATTGGGTCTATAGTTGATTTTCGCGACATTCAGTTTATTTTTGATAAAGTTGATATTGTGCATATGCACTGGGTTTCCGGTATGTTTGACTTTGATCATACAGAGACCTTGGCTAACAAGCCTGTTGCATGGACGCTGGCTGATATGAACGCATTTACTGGTGGTTGTCATTATTCTGAAGGATGTAAAAATTATGAAAATGATTGTCGTAATTGTCCGCTTTTAGGTAATGAATCTGATTTGGCTCACAAAGCTTGGCAAATAAAGCAACAAGCATATGGTAGAATCAAAAATTTGCATATTATTTGTCCTTCACAGTGGCTAGCTGATTGTGCGCGTGAAAGCTCACTTTTTAGAGATAGGGCTGTGCATATGATCCCTAATGCTCTTCCAGTTGAACGATTTGCACCTACTAACAAAATTGTAGCACGGTTGCGGTTGGGATTGCCGTTGAGAAGCAAATTAGTGGTATTTGGTGCTGAAAGTCTAAATAATCGACGCAAAGGGGGCGATATTTTAGCGAATAGCATTCGCTACCTTAAAGAAATGGGCGAAGCAGCAAATGTCGAGGGGGTTTTTTTTGGAGCTTCGAGTTTAGATTTGGGCATTAAAAGTTATAATATGGGGTATATTTCGGATGAAGCTAAATTGTCTTTAGTGTATGCTTCAGCTGATGTATTTGCTTTTCCGTCACGAGAAGATAATGCACCATTGACATTAGTAGAATCCATGCTTTCTGGAACACCGGCCGTGGCTTTTTCTGTGGGGAATGTATCGGAGTTAATTGATCACAAAATTACAGGATTCATCGCCCGCTATGAAGATCCTAAGGACTTTGCTGAAGGGCTTGCTTGGGCGCTTGCAGCTGTTGGTTCTAATGAGGCGCATTTGAGAGGGTTGCGTTGCCATAGAATGGCTAAAAAGCATAATGATCCCAATACTTCTGTTAAACGGCATCTGAATCTTTACAATAAAATGTTGAACTAA
- a CDS encoding NAD-dependent epimerase/dehydratase family protein has protein sequence MANILVTGGCGFIGANLVPMLRNKGHDITILDNFSRGSRDYLDDHTAYAIVDADIRDEDAVLKAAQGQDAIIHLAAYGSVVESVDAPEENFSVNAVGTFKVLNAARSAGVDQVIFSSTGGALIGNATPPVNEQSVPRPISPYGASKLAGEGYCCAFANAYDMSITALRFANVVGPISWHKKGAVTAFFKAIMNNEPIKIYGDGAATRDFLYVEDLCRGIIAGLEAKKPKFNAYHLASGREVTIKELADIACQVASVNNHPIYFNTKRKGEVERNFANYDLAHNVLGFQPFFKLEDGMDLTWKWFLKQNDSV, from the coding sequence ATGGCTAATATTTTGGTAACAGGTGGATGCGGCTTTATTGGAGCTAACTTGGTGCCGATGTTGCGTAACAAAGGGCATGATATTACTATTTTGGATAACTTCTCTCGTGGTAGTCGTGATTATTTGGATGATCATACGGCTTACGCTATTGTTGATGCCGATATTCGTGATGAAGATGCGGTATTGAAGGCTGCACAAGGCCAAGACGCTATCATTCACTTAGCAGCGTATGGTTCTGTTGTTGAATCAGTTGATGCGCCAGAAGAGAACTTTTCAGTTAATGCAGTAGGTACATTTAAAGTGCTTAATGCAGCACGCAGTGCGGGTGTGGATCAGGTGATTTTTTCTTCTACCGGTGGTGCTCTGATTGGTAATGCGACACCGCCTGTTAATGAACAGTCTGTACCTCGTCCTATTTCACCCTATGGGGCAAGCAAATTAGCTGGAGAAGGTTATTGCTGTGCTTTTGCAAATGCTTATGATATGAGTATCACAGCATTACGATTTGCTAATGTGGTAGGGCCGATTAGTTGGCATAAAAAAGGGGCGGTAACTGCTTTTTTTAAGGCTATTATGAATAATGAGCCGATTAAAATTTATGGTGATGGGGCTGCTACTCGTGATTTTCTTTATGTCGAAGATTTGTGTCGTGGGATTATTGCTGGATTAGAGGCTAAAAAACCTAAATTTAACGCCTATCATTTGGCAAGCGGAAGAGAGGTCACGATTAAAGAGTTAGCCGATATTGCTTGTCAAGTGGCTTCTGTGAATAATCATCCTATTTATTTTAATACTAAGCGTAAAGGTGAGGTCGAGAGGAATTTTGCAAATTATGATTTGGCCCATAATGTATTAGGTTTTCAACCATTTTTTAAGTTAGAGGATGGTATGGATTTAACTTGGAAATGGTTTTTAAAACAGAACGATTCTGTTTAA
- a CDS encoding NAD-dependent epimerase/dehydratase family protein codes for MKILVLGGDGFCGWPTALHLSKIGHDVIIVDNLSRRKIDLELEVESLTPIAHMSSRLEAWSEQTGKEIVFHNIDVSKQYQRLLDLICNEEVDAIIHFAEQRAAPYSMKGSKGKRYTVDNNLNATNNVLCAIVDSGRDIHLVHLGTMGVYGYGTAGMKIPEGYLKVQVVTESGETIEQEILYPANPGSVYHMTKTQDALCFAFYNKNDGIRITDLHQGIVWGTHTDETLLDERLINRFDYDGDYGTVLNRFLMQAAIGHPLTVHGTGGQTRAFIHIRDTVKCIEIALNNPPQRNEKVMIFNQMTETHRVRELAELVARLTGAEVAYLPNPRKEDAENELHVENRCFLELGLEPTTLEDGLLLEVKQIAEKYANRCDRSKILCKSYWTSSEQKESESQKSFGKLDVKDKQDSGHGMGYSVVSGDQ; via the coding sequence ATGAAAATTTTAGTTCTTGGTGGCGATGGATTTTGTGGTTGGCCAACTGCGCTTCATCTTTCAAAAATTGGTCATGATGTCATTATTGTCGATAATCTGTCGCGTAGAAAAATTGACTTAGAATTAGAAGTAGAATCGCTAACTCCAATTGCTCATATGTCTAGTCGTTTAGAGGCATGGAGTGAACAAACGGGTAAAGAGATTGTATTTCACAATATTGATGTTTCTAAACAGTATCAAAGACTATTGGATTTGATCTGCAATGAAGAGGTCGATGCGATTATTCACTTTGCCGAGCAGCGTGCAGCGCCCTATTCTATGAAAGGCTCAAAAGGCAAACGCTATACGGTAGATAATAACTTAAACGCAACCAATAATGTGTTATGTGCTATTGTTGATTCCGGACGAGATATCCACTTGGTTCATTTAGGCACTATGGGTGTGTATGGTTATGGTACAGCCGGTATGAAAATTCCGGAAGGGTATCTAAAAGTTCAGGTTGTGACTGAGTCAGGTGAAACGATTGAACAGGAGATCCTCTATCCAGCCAATCCGGGTAGTGTTTACCATATGACTAAGACCCAAGATGCACTCTGTTTTGCCTTTTATAACAAAAATGATGGTATTCGGATTACTGATTTGCATCAGGGGATTGTCTGGGGTACACATACCGATGAGACACTATTAGATGAGCGCCTAATTAATCGGTTTGATTATGATGGTGATTATGGGACAGTTTTAAACCGTTTTTTAATGCAGGCAGCTATCGGTCATCCGCTAACGGTTCATGGAACCGGGGGGCAAACTCGTGCCTTTATCCATATTCGTGATACGGTAAAATGTATTGAGATAGCACTCAATAATCCTCCACAGCGTAATGAAAAGGTAATGATCTTTAACCAAATGACTGAAACGCACCGGGTGAGAGAGTTAGCTGAGTTGGTTGCTCGGTTAACAGGAGCAGAGGTTGCCTATTTGCCTAACCCTCGTAAAGAGGATGCCGAAAATGAGCTCCATGTTGAAAATCGTTGTTTTCTTGAGTTGGGGCTAGAGCCGACGACTCTGGAAGATGGATTGCTGCTTGAGGTGAAACAGATTGCCGAAAAATATGCTAATCGTTGTGACCGATCAAAAATTTTGTGTAAGTCGTATTGGACATCTAGTGAACAGAAAGAGAGTGAGAGTCAAAAATCGTTTGGGAAGCTAGATGTGAAGGATAAACAAGATAGTGGACATGGGATGGGGTATAGTGTTGTGAGTGGGGATCAGTAA
- a CDS encoding DUF2442 domain-containing protein — protein sequence MTPDVTQVHVIDNTKIEALFADGERRLFDLSRYFDYPAFRPLQNPDIFQQVHVEHGVVVWNDDIDLSPDTLYLRGKRI from the coding sequence ATGACACCTGATGTGACTCAAGTGCATGTTATTGATAACACAAAAATAGAAGCTTTGTTTGCCGATGGGGAGAGAAGATTGTTTGATTTAAGTCGCTATTTTGATTATCCGGCATTCCGGCCATTACAAAATCCAGACATTTTTCAACAAGTTCATGTTGAACACGGTGTGGTGGTCTGGAATGATGATATTGACCTCTCGCCCGATACACTCTATCTGCGTGGTAAGAGAATCTAA
- a CDS encoding DUF4160 domain-containing protein codes for MTLKIPDGELLEGELSCKQMKLIEAWIEIHQQELIEDWQLASRGQTPFKISPLQ; via the coding sequence ATTACACTTAAAATTCCTGATGGAGAGCTGCTGGAAGGTGAGTTATCATGTAAACAGATGAAGCTCATAGAAGCTTGGATAGAGATACACCAGCAAGAGTTAATAGAGGATTGGCAGCTGGCTAGTCGCGGCCAGACTCCGTTTAAAATTTCGCCACTGCAGTAG
- a CDS encoding GDP-L-fucose synthase, translating to MTQRIYIAGHRGMVGSAIARQLQQREGVELLTRTHAELDLTNQQQVSEFIAREQPDQIYIAAAKVGGIHANNSYPAEFIYQNLMIEANLIHAAHQNGINKLLFLGSSCIYPRDIPQPMQESALLTSTLEPTNEPYAIAKIAGIKLCESYNRQYGRDYRSVMPTNLYGPGDNYHPENSHVIPALLRRFHAAKVAQQPTVTVWGSGKPMREFLHVDDMAAASIFVMELDSAIYQQQTQPMNSHINVGSGKDCTIAELAQTVAKVVGFNGVIEFDSSKPDGAPRKLLDVSRLARLGWRAQIELEEGLADAYRWFVAHE from the coding sequence ATGACACAACGCATCTACATCGCCGGTCACCGTGGTATGGTTGGCTCTGCCATCGCCCGCCAGCTACAGCAGCGCGAAGGGGTTGAGCTGCTGACCCGCACCCATGCTGAGCTCGATTTAACCAATCAACAGCAGGTGAGTGAGTTTATTGCTCGTGAGCAGCCGGATCAGATCTACATCGCCGCCGCTAAAGTAGGCGGGATTCACGCCAATAACAGCTATCCGGCGGAGTTTATCTACCAAAATTTGATGATAGAGGCGAATCTGATTCATGCCGCGCACCAAAACGGTATTAATAAGCTGCTGTTTCTCGGCTCTTCCTGCATCTATCCGCGTGATATTCCCCAGCCGATGCAGGAGAGTGCGCTGCTGACCAGTACGCTAGAGCCGACTAATGAGCCCTATGCTATCGCTAAAATCGCCGGGATTAAGCTATGCGAGAGCTATAACCGCCAGTATGGGCGCGACTATCGTAGTGTGATGCCGACTAATCTTTATGGCCCCGGCGATAACTACCATCCTGAAAATAGCCATGTAATTCCGGCACTGCTACGCCGGTTTCATGCGGCGAAAGTGGCGCAGCAACCGACTGTCACGGTATGGGGTAGTGGTAAGCCGATGCGGGAGTTTTTGCATGTGGATGATATGGCAGCGGCGAGTATTTTTGTGATGGAGCTCGATAGCGCTATCTATCAGCAGCAGACGCAGCCGATGAACTCCCATATTAATGTTGGTAGTGGTAAGGATTGTACCATTGCTGAGTTAGCGCAGACGGTTGCTAAAGTGGTCGGGTTTAACGGGGTGATTGAGTTTGATAGCAGTAAACCGGATGGTGCGCCGAGGAAGCTGCTCGATGTGAGCCGGTTAGCGAGGTTAGGTTGGCGGGCGCAGATTGAGTTGGAGGAGGGGTTAGCGGATGCTTATCGCTGGTTTGTGGCGCATGAGTAA
- a CDS encoding UPF0175 family protein: MATYTIELPEQAFHTLRLAPVELFKEMRIAAAVEWYAERRISQERAAEMAGLTRYQFIDELRRRKVAAIQIDEDEILNEIYDDE; encoded by the coding sequence GTGGCAACCTATACCATAGAGCTTCCTGAACAAGCTTTTCATACTTTACGCCTTGCGCCGGTAGAGCTATTTAAAGAGATGCGAATTGCTGCGGCAGTTGAGTGGTATGCGGAGCGGCGTATTTCACAAGAGCGGGCAGCAGAGATGGCAGGTTTAACCCGGTATCAATTTATTGATGAGCTACGCCGACGCAAAGTAGCGGCTATTCAGATCGACGAGGATGAAATACTGAATGAAATCTACGATGACGAGTAG
- the gmd gene encoding GDP-mannose 4,6-dehydratase: MKKALITGITGQDGSYLAEFLLAKGYEVHGIKRRASSFNTQRIDHIYEDPHTNHQHLILHYGDLSDSSNLVRILQQVQPDEIYNLAAQSHVAVSFESPEYTADVVGMGTLRLLEAIRILGLEQKSRFYQASTSELYGLVQETPQTETTPFYPRSPYAAAKLYSYWITVNYREAYNMYACNGILFNHESPRRGETFVTRKITRGLANIAQGLEQCLYMGNLNALRDWGHAKDYVRMQWLMLQQDQAEDFVIATGRQHSVRQFIEWSAAELGMTLRFEGEGVDEKGIVASIEGDDAPALKVGDVVIAIDPRYFRPTEVETLLGNPAKAKQKLGWEPEISVEQMCHEMVAEDLKQAKQHAFLQRHGYDVTIATEK; the protein is encoded by the coding sequence ATGAAAAAAGCCCTAATTACCGGCATTACTGGCCAGGATGGTTCCTATTTAGCGGAGTTTTTGTTAGCTAAAGGGTATGAGGTTCACGGTATAAAGCGCCGCGCCTCCTCATTTAATACCCAGCGCATTGATCATATCTATGAAGATCCACACACCAACCACCAGCACTTGATACTCCACTATGGCGATTTAAGCGATAGCTCCAATTTAGTACGGATTCTGCAGCAGGTGCAGCCGGATGAAATCTATAACCTAGCAGCCCAGTCGCATGTCGCCGTGAGCTTTGAGTCACCCGAATATACCGCCGATGTGGTCGGCATGGGTACCCTGCGGCTGCTGGAGGCGATTCGCATTTTAGGTTTAGAGCAGAAGAGCCGCTTCTATCAGGCCAGTACCTCTGAGCTCTATGGTCTGGTGCAGGAGACGCCTCAGACTGAAACCACGCCGTTCTACCCCCGCAGCCCCTATGCGGCGGCCAAGCTCTATAGCTACTGGATTACGGTTAACTACCGCGAGGCGTATAACATGTATGCCTGCAACGGGATTCTGTTTAACCATGAGTCGCCGCGCCGTGGAGAAACCTTTGTCACCCGTAAAATTACCCGTGGTTTAGCCAACATTGCCCAGGGGCTGGAGCAGTGTCTCTATATGGGTAACCTTAATGCGCTGCGCGACTGGGGTCACGCTAAAGATTATGTGCGGATGCAGTGGCTGATGTTGCAGCAGGATCAGGCCGAAGATTTTGTGATTGCCACCGGCAGACAGCATAGTGTACGCCAGTTTATTGAGTGGAGTGCGGCTGAGTTAGGTATGACACTACGGTTTGAGGGTGAAGGAGTGGATGAGAAGGGGATTGTCGCGTCGATAGAGGGTGATGATGCCCCGGCACTAAAGGTCGGTGATGTGGTGATTGCGATCGACCCGCGCTATTTTCGCCCGACCGAGGTGGAGACGCTGCTCGGTAATCCGGCTAAAGCGAAACAGAAGTTAGGCTGGGAGCCGGAGATTAGTGTCGAGCAGATGTGTCATGAGATGGTGGCGGAAGATTTAAAGCAGGCTAAACAGCACGCCTTTTTGCAGCGCCACGGTTATGATGTGACTATCGCGACGGAGAAGTAG